Proteins from a genomic interval of Zingiber officinale cultivar Zhangliang chromosome 2A, Zo_v1.1, whole genome shotgun sequence:
- the LOC122043624 gene encoding indole-3-acetaldehyde oxidase-like, with amino-acid sequence MVGGGIGNGAIGTTGAGAGYTVGTIATACALTAFKLRHPIKMYLDRSTDMVMVGGRHPMKITYSVGFKSDGKITALYLNLLVNAGISEDYSPLISHAIITCLKKYNWGALAFDIKLCKTNLTSKSSMRAPGQVQGSYIAEAIIERVASFLSLDVDVVRKRNLHTYESLKFFYGSSSGEAPEYTLPAIVDELFTSASYFNRLEMVLHFNSCNKWKKRGISWVPIVYEVEPMPTPGKVSILNDGSIVVEVGGIEIGQGLWTKVKQMAAFGLEQLWDEEKKYLLDRVRIIQADTLSLVQGGLTAGSTKSEASCEAVRLACSILVSRLKPLKQSLEEQMGSISWDTLITQANLQYVNLSASTFWVADDTSSYLNYGAAISEVEIDVLTGATTILRADLTYDCGQSLSPAVDLGQVEGSFVQGIGFFVLLILFNI; translated from the exons ATTGCAACAGCATGTGCTCTCACAGCCTTTAAGTTGCGTCATCCAATAAAGATGTACCTTGATCGTAGCACGGATATGGTAATGGTAGGAGGAAGGCATCCAATGAAAATAACCTATTCTGTGGGTTTTAAATCCGATGGAAAGATTACGGCCTTGTACTTGAATTTGTTGGTAAATGCAGGCATATCAGAGGATTATAGTCCACTTATTTCACATGCCATTATAACTTGTCTAAAAAAATACAACTGGGGTGCTCTCGCTTTTGATATTAAACTATGCAAGACGAATCTTACAAGTAAATCATCGATGCGAGCACCAGGGCAGGTACAGGGATCTTACATTGCTGAAGCTATTATTGAGCGTGTAGCATCTTTCCTGTCCTTGGATGTCGATGTTGTGAGAAAAAGAAATTtgcatacatatgaaagcctgaAGTTTTTTTATGGAAGTAGCAGTGGAGAAGCTCCGGAATATACTTTACCTGCTATAGTTGATGAGTTGTTTACATCTGCAAGCTACTTCAATCGTCTTGAAATGGTATTGCATTTCAATAGTTGCAACAAATGGAAAAAACGAGGGATTTCTTGGGTACCAATTGTATATGAAGTGGAACCAATGCCAACACCAGGGAAAGTATCCATTCTAAATGATGGTTCAATTGTTGTTGAAGTCGGAGGAATTGAAATAGGCCAGGGACTGTGGACAAAGGTGAAGCAAATGGCTGCATTCGGTCTTGAACAGCTATGGGATGAAGAGAAAAAATATCTTTTGGATAGGGTTAGAATCATTCAAGCAGATACTCTGAGTTTGGTTCAGGGAGGTTTAACTGCTGGAAGCACCAAATCTGAAGCAAGCTGCGAAGCAGTTCGTCTAGCATGCTCTATTCTAGTCAGCAGATTAAAGCCTCTTAAGCAAAGTTTGGAAGAGCAAATGGGATCAATTTCATGGGACACCCTTATTACCCAG GCAAATTTGCAATATGTGAACTTATCAGCGAGTACATTTTGGGTTGCTGACGATACTTCATCATATCTAAATTATGGGGCTGCTATAAGCGAG GTAGAAATTGATGTTCTCACTGGAGCTACTACGATATTGAGAGCAGACCTTACATATGACTGCGGACAGAGCTTGAGTCCTGCCGTGGATCTAGgacag GTTGAAGGGTCTTTTGTTCAAGGAATTGGATTTTTTGTCCTATTGATTTTGTTCAATAtataa